From the genome of Astatotilapia calliptera chromosome 3, fAstCal1.2, whole genome shotgun sequence:
cagaaacatttaaaactggACTCCTGCTGATTTTTGGAGAAACAGGGACTCAGTGGAGCGTCGAGCTGAGGCTTCATTCACTGCAAAGCTACAAAGTGCATTCATTTATCTTAACAAGCAAAGTTGATGTGAtgtgactgaaaaaacaaatatttctatGTTTCTGAACTTTCATCAGCTTGCTGAGCAGAAACATCTATGAAGAGTCCAGTCAGTGATTATTACTCATTAGAAGGGAAGATGAAGAATCCTGGTGTTGGAAGCTCACACTGTCTGCACTGTGCATGCAAAGTCCACTGAATGAATGAACCAGTGAATGTAGGAAGTGCCCACTGTTTCTGTAAGTATGGGAGGACCCACCTCTCTCTGCAGATGTCCCTGACACAGGCGGCCCTGGCCAGGATCTGCTCCCACTGGGCGTCCCTCCCCAGCACCACCCTGCTGTCCTGCTGGCTCATTAGACGCTGCAGCTCTGGGTAGACCCGGTCCTTACAGACATGACCAAAGCAGCACAcaatcaaagacaaacagaagctTTGAACACATGAATATGACATTTATAGTAATGCGTTATTATTACAAACCTGTTTTTTCCACAGAGCGGTCATGAGGCGCAGTCCCACTGCTCTCAGCTTGGGGGAGCCGGCCAGCATGTGCAGACTGTGCAGCACGATCGGGAAGCACAGCTGGAATATTACAGCACATATGATCAGAGCCAAGTTTACAAGAGAAACACACGGTTACAGCTGAAGAAGGCAGATGTTAGACGATGACTGCTGGTTTGGAGAGTCCAGCTCACTGACAGAGTGCTTTATACTACAGAGCACTGCATCTATCCCACACAGAGGCTGCTGTGGTGGAGTCCAATCCCAGCTCCTACAAACTGGGTACAAGAaccactgtctgtgttcacacagagaaaactgtgtgGAAGACGTGGGACTTTCTCTTTGCTCCTTTGTCAAAGTGCTAAACATCGAGAGGGGAACATTTCAGTTATGTGCACAAACTGATTTACCAACATTATCCACACACAGTGTCCTGCTAATGGTGCTAATATTTAGCACAGTTTGTTTAATGCAGTGTTTGATTTGTTGCTCTTGATATTGTGCCATTCATTTGTGCACAGAGATGGCATCACAGAGATTTGATGGACATCAGTCTGATCTCTGCTTTTACACTGATAAACCTCAAAAACACATCTTTGTTTATTAGGTTCATTTCAGGACCACAGACAGCGCAGGACGATCAGCTGTGCTTTATGGAGCTACATAaactcagctgcatttgatgTGACAGACATGAGCTGTAgatcacagatacacacacccCATCAGCACAGATGTGTTAGTGGTGCTGTTAACACCAGCTGGAGacatttacagtttgttttatcCCTCAGGTGTTGTCTAAATACAAGAATGTATGTGTAGGTAAAATACAGTGggttgcaaaagtattcggcccccttgaactttcccacattttgtcacatttcagccacaaacatgaatcagtttcATTGGacttccaggtgaaagaccaacacaaagtggtgtacacgtgagaagtggaacgaaaatcatacatgattccaaacattttttacaaatcaataactgcaaagtggggtgtgcgtaattattcaccCCCCTGAGTcgatactttgtagaaccaccttttgctgcagttccagctgccagtcttttagggtctgtctctaccagctttgcacatctacagactgaaatctttgcccattcttctttgaaacagctccagctcagtcagattagatggacagcgtttgtgaacagcagttttcagatcttgccacagattctcgattggatttagatctggactttgactgggccgttctaacacatggacatgttttgttttgaaccatcccattgttgccctggctttatgttcagggtcgttgtcctgctggaaggtgaacctccgccccagtctcaagtcttttgcagactccaagaggttttcttccaagattgccctgtatttggctccatccatcttcccatcaactctgaccagcttccctgtccctgctgaagagaagcacccccagagcatgatgctgccaccaccatatttgacagtggggctggtgtgttcagagtcatgtgcagtgttagttttccacacagagcattttgcattttggtctcatctgaccagagcagcttcttccacatgtttgctgtgtcccccacatggcttgtggcaaactgcaaacgggacttcttatggttttctgttaacaatggctttcttcttgccactcttccataaagcacaactttgtgcagttgtgatggcatgccacacatggtaagctccacacctcaccacccgttgattcactttagtttaatttacagtcactactttaaaatattcttattgttcaatattgtttctttattaaatgtatttatttttccatcacaccttccaatgtttatatggcgtgcacacatattaaccttgcaaggtcaaagttccgttttatgttatattaatacatcttttctttgtttgagttacctgggggttggcttctcctcctgtctggcaaAAGGTGTAGCAAAGGGCTGAGAGACCTGAAGTACCACTGACAGCCTAATTGGATTGCaccacatgcttcattgcctggggggtgtttcatgtgtgtttaaatgttttgtattagttggttatatggcagccatcttgttttcccccgtgtgtgtcatttggtttagctaaaccagtaTTTAAGTTCCCCTGTgtgtagtgatggccaaatgataaaaataaaatttgttttatttgtttaataaatagttttgaccagtaaactctccttgtttaaacatgcaccatggtgtggtctttctttgcttgtgacttcttgatgttggtaaatacaataattgaaaaataccacgttacatataatatatacatataataatgtacaacacattatggagtatgcttctgctgtgaggtcctgcCTCCATGCACTTATGCAATTAACAGCTAGACAggtgtatttataaataatattatatcagggaaattttcccagacatatttttgacctgggggtagaattgattgtgaaatggaaaagaaaaatgcttatGAAATTGCAAATTacaaacatgatgcatttaaggtaaccctttttcatttttatttaaaaagagaatttgttctagtgtgcgatggccgaacctgttccttttcgtggagataatttctcctgccttaaggaaaatcccttcacatggcacagaagaggctggagtgcagagaaactggtagagatgcagttatacagtctacctgggccccacaaactatcagctaaagagaataaataaattcaattgctgcacatttggcagactaacattttcagattaattaaacaataaaatatatatttttacaacattacatgtaaagagtcaagtggaagtttttctaaagttatttaatgatatttatattatggaagcagatttttgacattttacctttttccccattttcagatataataaacacgcacaaaacaaaagcaaacggccagaacacaaagctggaaaacccacccGATTGACCAAAATCCACTCAAAATActcccacacaacagaacctcctctattcctcgctggctccaaatctctcagtagaatgatcagtggttcactatctgtcaccatcaaaacgCTCCACAAATCCCGCGAATGATTCGCTTCCTTATAAACCATTGAATCAGATACCGAAGCAGTTAGGTTCTAAATGAAGCTCGGACatcactgatcacgtgactctggccaaacgaatcaagcttcgacacagtgcttctgaagcagtgtgttgatctttctgacacacacaccggagcttcagcttcaagcggaccatcactacctgtgtgtcatttcagcaggtcagtttGTCATATGGttgtttgaggttttgttaattattatcttgagtttagtctattgagttgacctcttttattggtctgcctgtttaagttttggctttgttaaatatattttcatatttttgggtcaataaaaccccttttttgaattaaaaccacctgtgtcctttatgctttactgcttggtccctgacagcagtgcacgactaatagttgtcctatggacagattcccccacctgagctgtggatctctgcagctcgtccagagtcaccatgggcctcttggctgcatttctgatcagcgctctccttgttcggcctgtgagtttaggtggacggccttgtcttggtaggtttacagttgtgccatactccttccatttctgaatgatcacttgaacagtgctccgtgggatgttcaaggcttgggaaacctttttgtagcctaagcctgctttaaatttctcagtaactttatccctgacctgtctgctgtgttctttggacttcatggtgttgttgctcccaatattctcttagacaacctctgaggccgtcacagagcagttgtatttgtactgacattagattacacacaggtgcactctgtttAATCATttgcactcatcaggcaacgtctatgggcaactgactgcacttcaTTACAAAGCTGGGGCTGTTCTATTAGCAAATTACTGGCAACCAAAAATCTCATGTTGCTCTGAACTGAGCAGCTCCTGGCAGACTGAAATGACGGCTTTGCAACTTAAACCAcccaaaaaactaaactaacatCTATCGCTGCTATTGGTGGATTGTGCTCACAGGCTGGTATTTGGGACACGCGGGTCCCTGGTTTTTAAACTCTAGAAGCCTCCTGGATGAAGAGAAGCTCCTCAGACtacatgacctggatgacccCACAGATAAAAGCTCATATGTGTGTATGATGGACTAAAACACACTGTGAGCGCTCAGATGAAGTAGAAAGGTGCTGCTGATGTTCCAGCCCTGTCTCCAGACGCTCACAGTCAGTACAGGTTCTTCTTAGTCGTGCTGCGTACCTTATGAGTGCCGAGGTTTGGCAGGCTTGTGAGAACAGCGTGAGCCAGGACGGGATTCTTTTCTTTGGTCAGTTTGAACAAAAGAAGCAGCACGAGGGGCGGGACCTGCAGAGGGAAACACccacatcagcaaacacaccaaCCAAACATTAAATGCACTTTGTCAGACCGTACAGAGGCTGCATCACTGACCTGTACGTGCACACGTTTAATGCTGTCGAGCCAAAAACATCACTTTGAATCAACATCACTGCAGTAAATCATCATTAAGGTTTCATAGTGGTTAGCTTCTGGCTTTTCCTGTAACAAAGACCTGCTGCTGCACGTTTAACATGACAAGTACGAGCGAGCAGAGATCTCCAGAGGACTCAAATATGCCAACAACCTTCAACCAGTGCATCCAAACACCAGTGTGTGCAGCACTCTGGGAGCAATTAGAGCAGAAGGTGAATCCTCTGGGGCCCGGTGCACGCTTGAGTAATGAGGGATAAACTTCACACTTCATCTGCAGCTAGTGACTCCAACACGAGTCCAGAGGGAGGTCTGTCCCCTTAGAGCACTCCCTAACCTCGCCCTTTATACGGCAGCAGATCAGCAGCAATCACACAGCAGTGACAGCTTTTATCTTCCTGCTGATCTGAACCATTTCAAAGTCATGTGTTGGTGCCAAAACACCAGGTTATCAACATGTGTTTACTGCTCttagaaagacaaacacaagcTAGCTGCCTCACATACAACATATCTGCATGTCAGAGGGAACAACATGCATTACTTTATATTCAGTCCACAGATTTAAGAGAACAGTTGTGTGGGTTATCTACCTGGCAGGGGTCGGCAGCAGCGACAGCCTGGCTTGCTTTCAAAGCCAGCTGGCAGATGTTTTCCTGACCCATGATGATGAGATAAGTCACAATCAGGACAAGAGAGGAGGACAGGCGCTGGCTGGACGACAGGGCGGAGCTGACCGCCAACAGCCAATCGGTCGCTGCTGCTGGATTGTTGGCCACTTTGCGCAGTACCGacaaatagggatgggtattgatacgattttcacgattccggttccattttcgattctttatcgattctgtttaaaaaaggagaacactgaggtcgattagcttagaactttgttttatatcttctctttgaacaaggtagaaatttaggagtaacatggccttacaaacccaacagtgagaccttaagagatccagcctacagCTCTTCaatgggtgtcacagggtccccgggaaagaaaaatgtaaatgtaaaataataaaataaatattcttctgtagcaataacaaagtttaacataaattattctgtagcaattacacaagaatatccagtaatgtccctgcctacaattaaacacattcacttaccgaaaatcggtgcaagcctttgaccacaaactgagtcactgctcggtgacgttCGTCTGTcctgcctgaaaggagacgctaccggcagactgcagtgagaactgccagcgtctgagccagactctgtctctctcatcatggtcactaaatgcacagtgatggcaggtttgtaataaggcagatcgcgctaacataatatgcactgttagttgattatttacctgccgcattaacgggagaggacgtgcaaacgttaccgctgctgctgggttgagattcacgagtccggagcggaattaaaaacacgacattcatttaaagtTATCGTgtgttataatatatataatatataatatatataatatataatatatataatatataatatatataatataaagttCTTCCTCTCAAACAAATATTCCCAAATGTTTGTCCCAAACAAAGGAAACCAAGATTACCCTTCAGCCATCCACCCACGAACTAAACAACACTTTggttttcttacatattttaaTAAGAATTTATGCTTCTTGATGTTATGCAAACGGAATATTTTGCACAAA
Proteins encoded in this window:
- the LOC113016359 gene encoding focadhesin-like — encoded protein: MLAGSPKLRAVGLRLMTALWKKQDRVYPELQRLMSQQDSRVVLGRDAQWEQILARAACVRDICRERPYQHAGDMVAKPP